DNA sequence from the Bombus huntii isolate Logan2020A chromosome 16, iyBomHunt1.1, whole genome shotgun sequence genome:
TCCAATCCACGTCCAAATATCCAAACCTCAAAAAGActaaaataagaaacaaagAACCATCGAAAGTAATTGGCCAGTCAAAAGTACAAAAATCAGACACGTTTTTGGCATTTCACGGTCCCGTTGTTCGACTCGTATTAATTACCATTGCCATAAATTACCATGTTATGCGAAGAGACGAAAAGAAGTTTCTTGCTTTGTCGGCCCAGCATCATTAGGGTCGGCTCCCCACTTGATCTGTTCCCCTCCTAGAATTCCTGTTCTATTTCACACGAGTGACACGTAGCACGGAGAAAGACGCATTAGGGTCGAACGGAAACGGATATTAGAAAACGTCGGATTCGAGACTGTTTTTCCGCGACATCGTGATGACGACAACATCGAGATCTGACGAATAGACGTCGATGAAACGGCGACATCATCGAAGACGACCTCGATTCCATCAAGGATAAGGTCTCTAGAGGGAGATCCCGGGAGAGCTCCCCGATTACTTTCGCCATTCTAAACGCGCTCGAATTTCTAAGATATTCCAGCGTACATATTGCGTTCGACGCGATCGACGCTGCGGAGAAATTCGTGGGAACACGCTTGCCACGAGCCGCGATTTCGCGGCTTCTCCACGGGTTTCAAGAGTTACTGAGGTTTgcgttttattatttcttgcTATGGCTAAGGTTTTCCTTGGGTATTTTGTATCAGAAATAAAGAAGActgttattttaaatttcagaagttgaaagatacgaaaattggaaaattttatatttggaATCTCAAAAATTTGATGGCTTGAAGATTGCAAAACGTTTAATTGAGAATTTTGATATCTTGACGCATTGAAAATTCTGTAAAATTCTAAACTTAAAATTTTGATCATTTTGTTGCTTTAGAATTTGGAAACTTGACGctttaaaaaaatgaagaaataaaagtttgaCACtatgaaaattggaaaattaagACGTCGGACTTTTGcaaaaatcaaaaattcgtTACTCCATATACGAGCATTTTGGCAGAGAGACCAATGAAGTGAAGAGCGCATTAATCGATCCGATATTCCTGAACTATAATTACTCGGGTAGTAAGGTTAATTAGCCGCAGGTCAGTTTACTTGCAGAAACCGGTCTACGGTTGCACAATTTCAATTGATCCATTGAACCTTGACACAGTATATGTGGTTTTGCTTTCCAGGTGTAGCAAAGTGcatgtatatttaataagatAAGAATTGTGGCGCGCCGCTTGTTCCAGACGCTTGCTGATGTCATCTATTCAAATATCCGCGTGTTACAAACAACTAAATATATACTCTCAAAACAGTGAGAACATTTTACCAAAATCATACTAAATTTCTTCAAACCTTATAAACTCCAGTAATTTCTCTCTATTTTATTGCAGTTAAAAAAGAACAGAAGTACCCAAAAAGAAGGAGTCAAAGAGTCAACAATACTCAATAACCAAAAACAACACAAAGAAATCTTAAAAGACTCACCGTAGATGACATCCAACTTCAATCACCAAATTCTTCTAAAgtatgatttattttattttgaaatatttttcagtcACTGTCAAAAATTATAAGGTTTCGAATATGTTTTGCTCAAGAGAAGCCACCAACACAAAATCCGTGATCACGAGCGTGCAGAGGCTCGCTCGGGACTGAAGAATACAGGATATAGCGAACAGCACGTCAATGAAAGAACGCCGGCATCACCGCCGCTCATTCGAGCTTCTCCTGCACGTGCGCGTGCAACACGCACGCGTACACACGCTCCAAAGCGTGGATGGCTGCGTAGGGTCTGCCCTTCTCTCTCCGGACCCTTTTCAACATGATATTGTGGTATCGATTCACTGAGACGCCGGCTGGATGTTTCAACGCTTTTGTGTAGAAGCTGCAAATTTTTTAGTTCGAGCGCGCTATGATGGATAGACTCGATTATAATGGAATTTTGAAACAATCTTTGAAGTTATGATTGATGGCTGGTATTGATTTAAAATCTGTTTTATTGTGAGAGTGAATAGGAATTTTATCTAGAATGAAATGGGCGATTTCGATTTATTATTGGATTGTTTGAAGATAAGCTATAATTAGTATTGTTGATTCATTGGGGATTACAAAGTTTAGATTAGATTTCAGTTGAGTTATTTAAGTAATGCACTTTGTTTTGTCATTCTCTCTATTGTAACAAGTTTTGAGTTTTAGTTACCCATTTCTTTGGATTTCTTTGGATTTCTTTGGATTTTTTTCTACGATCAGCTTTATCACACAAAATACAGAATAGAACTAAAGTAAAATACTTTGTAGTTAAATAACTTTGTCTAAACTGTTGTGAATCACTTCTAGCGCAAGAATcaaattcaaatataatttcattgtTAATTTGAAACTTTCTTTGAGTCGGCCCTTGTACTCCCAATTGTAATTATCCATTAAATTGCATTGGAATCGCCTAACCTAAAGTAACAATGAACATGGGATCACTTCCAAgacaaatttatttcacaaaaCTGGTACAATAATACGAAGCAAAAGTCGACGCACAACCATCACAGAGGAAGTATAATACACAGTACACAATACTGCGCGGAACAACACCGTTCACTCTGGCACGGTAGAAAAATCACGTTGCACGTGCCTGGTCGGTTCTTGTCATGAGGTTCGTAGAAACGACCGGTCACCTGCTCTTAATCGTTGCTCTCTGTAACTGGCGAATCGTCTGAAACAGGATTATTTCGTTAAAACTTTCGAATGTGGATGTCGTCGACCGAAAAACTTCCTCCGGCAAAGGGGAATCCCGTTTGGCTTGTTTCCTCGTAAGCCATTTCTATTGTCTTTCCATTGTTTTCTACGCGTTTGTACTTCCTACCGGTCGATACTGTCTTTCTTACTATTTTTTGTCGTACTACACAATGGTGCGccgtgaaaaattattatgtaaacGTGTACTTATTTTAGATTAGGAATGTAATAGTAACTTTGGAAAAATTTGATGAGAAATGGCTACTATTCAgttttaattgtaaataatgtTTATTTAGATTAGAAATTTACCAGAAAAGTTATGTAATTTTTCTTAGACCGATTTCTACTAAAATAATATGGTTTCTGTGAGGAGGATTTAACGCAATggtattgtatattttaattttatggtGAATAATAGATTTTGTGTAGAGATTACACGTATTGGTACTTcagaatttttctcttttttatataggcaaagaaatataaatgaaacatATACCCTCTTTGCATCCTCCAGGCTGGCAGGAATATATTTTGAGTTCACTGTCTGTGCTAAACTACTGTAATCCCTGTAAAGAATGTATTGATCCTTCAGGCACTGCTTTATCATCAGTATTCTTTTCTGTAATTCGGCAAGCCCACCTTTGGCTTTAAATATTGAATCCTCCTCATCTGTTATTACGAAAAAAAGATACATGAATTAAGGGAAATAGAAATgaatgaattaaaagaaaaataatctACCAGGCTTTACAAATGCTGCGATTTTTGGAAATTCAAGAGGTTTGAAGACGGATAATTTAGACGACGTCATGCCTGGACCAAATTCTAATCGCGTGCCTTCCAGCTCCAGCAAGTAATTACGGATGTCCTCGCGTTCTTGTTGCAGTCTAAGTATTGCTGCGTGCTTCCGCAGATTATGCATTTGTCTGCATTCGAATCTCGAGTGCTTTCCCTCTACTTTGTTACAATTCGGTGATTTTCGATTTTTCGATGACCTCGAAACTTTCTTACACTTAGTCTTCTTCTGTTTAACTCTTTGATCACAATTAGTCTCCTTGCCCTATAAAGATTCACAATTTTTTACAtgttaaagaaatattaaaagtacGAAATTGTCCAAAAATTTCTTCTCTAAAATATTTACCGTCTTAAATTTTTCTAGAGATGAAGCATCACTGTCATAATCTACAGCATCTACAACTGGAAGCTTCGCTATAGTTCCACAATTTTTACAAGGTCTAGGTTTATTTAGGCTACTTAAAGCTTCTACTGGGGTTTGAACCCTACTTCTCCTAACTATGGCATTAATTGCATctttattcaattttcttaaaGTACAGGTAACATCAGACTGTTTTGGAGTCTCTCTTAGAAGTTTCTCTTCACTGAAATTCGTTTTCGAACTGCCATCTTCTATCTTAGTTCCTGACCTTCCAGTTTCTATTCTGTTAATAAATTCTCCTCTGCCGTACTCGGTCGGTAAGGAAGTTTCCTTCGGATCCTTTTCACCTTTTCTAAAACAATACAGGAGATACACACGGTAAAGTAATTTACTTCTTCAATTATAGGGGATCGAAGATAACAGAATTGCTTCTTACGTGGATGTCATGGACTCTTGGCTGTTTTCCTTACGTTCTGTTAATCTTTCGTGTTCAGAAGTCGAGTCAGTTTTCTCCTCTGTGTTTTCATTGGGCAACTTCCGGTACTTTTTTCGACGAACGTGCCTCCGCGTTGGAGTTACTTGTTTAGGTAGCTTCAAAAGATTGATCGGCCCTGCTTCGTCCATGTTCTCCGTTCTCTTCACGTAATTCGATAACTCCTCGTCGAGGCCAATATCACACTCGCTGGTACTGTGCATTATTTTTGGCGCGATCAACTCCACGATTTCTTTGTCTCTGAGAAATGAATataattctaaatattataatgtacCTTCGACTCaagatattttctaaaaagaaaaatatttaaaaaaacacaGGAATCTCTATTTTAATAACCTGTCTTCGTCGACCACCGTCTTCTGAACATTCTCTGTCTGCCTGTGTGGAGTAATCTTAATATGTTTCACCCCAGAAATCACAGTATCCTCTACCGAACTCTGCTCCAACTTCTGTTCGACAGAACTGGATGATTCAATGGAACTAGAAGCTTCTTCGAAAGTGTCATCTTCGTATCTAGTCTTCTGTTCTTCTTTGAAGGAAATCTTCTCCATGGAAATGTCCTTGTTCATCGTGTTTGATCGTTCAGAGGTGATTTCGCTTTTTTCTTCGATTAGCCTGATAACTTCTTCTATCGTCGTTTCTTTATTATCGCTATTCGATAACGGGACATTGTCCTCAGCCATCGTCACTTCTGGTTCGTACGATTTTTCATCGCTTTTTTTAGAGGAAGTCTCGTTCACGGATTTAACTGCTTCTGAAATTGTTTCAGAAACATCTGAACGCCTGGAAAACGCTGTAGCGATAGAAGAATTATCATTGTTCCTTGGGGAACCTCGAGATCCTATCGTGGGAATTTTAACCTTATCTTTGGAATTCGTATCCAGATTTGAGAGACTCTCAGGAAATTCTTTCAACCTTGAACctttactttcttcttctatttCAATACTTTCGATTATGGATCTCGTTTTAGGGGATGTCTTTGAAGACTTATTCAAGGTCACGCTGTCACTGATTGAGGATTCATCATCTTTTATGTTGTTGAATGGAATCTTAATCTCCATCTTGGATTTAGAAAATGCCTAAATAAGCATTgagtatatttaaataaaataaattttccaattcgtcaagaataaaacattattaaagattaatttataaaagtatcgattcgaaaaaaatatagatgtgatatcaataatataaaaaataattctctttcCTTATAGATACCTCCTACGTTCAATATCATAATAAATGATCTTGAAATCTTGCAcaagttatttaaaattatccAGCAAAACTGGTCAATACCTTGGATCTAAATTCCGTCTCTGCATTAGGTGTTGATACAGCTGAACTATCTTCCTTGTCATTTAAGATCTTAGATTTGACTTGCAAACTTCTAGATGAACTTTCCAGAGAACTTTCAGTGCTGACGTTACTCTGAACTCTCGTGCTCTCgttacgttttatattatacttctTGTCTATCTCCTTCAACCTCAACAGAGCAGCTGTTGCCTTCGAGTGCAacatttttccctttttttaattttttctgttttcttgCAGGTCCACCGACTTCTCTGATCTGATTGGACCTCACTGGCTTTACTTGTAGATTTTGTGGCAGTTCGACCAAAGCGAAGTGCGCCTGCTACAAGCCGTTACCAAGGAAACAAATCGGTATACAATATGTTCTGAAACCCGATACATCGTTCGGAGCTGTTCCTCCAGGTGATAAGTGGTTGCATCAGCAAGGGTCAGAATCTCTATTCGACCAGTTGGTTTATCGTGACACCTGTAAATCGTTAAAATTTCTACATGGACAAATAGAAACATAGAATAAAACGTGAGGGAAGGCTGTTTTATCGACGACTTCGTGTTTACTGTGTAAATATGCCGGTCAAGTTTCATTGTCAGACCTACATTTGCTAGCGATTACATAATTTTCCGATCGAGAGTGTGCATGATAAGCGGTTATTCGTTATCTATCTACTGTTGTATTTTACAGCTTAATACAgcaaatttttaacaatacTATGGAATTCTTTTGATTTAATCATCAACATAAAGCTCTAAAAGAACAATTAACATTGATTAATAGTAATGAAAATTCCATACGTGTAGTaatctttatttaaaatttttcaatctttaatacaattattcattaatttcgttaattttataataattgtaagaGAAATTTGGCCCATTTTTTAGAAACATCCAGACAGACCACAGACAGACAGGCCCTATAGTACCACAATGTACCATGTGGAGTTGACTAAATGACTCTTGCATGTCACTTTGAGGATGGGCGCACCAGCCCCCAAGAAGTTTGCCCAGACAGCACTCTCGCGAAAGATCTTTTTTGATGACGAGGCCAATTTTCACCTGCCCTTGTAAAACGACGAAACACTTTCCCCAATCAGCTTTTCATTGTCAAGCCTGTGACGCCTTTTTGCCTATAAAGGCTATGTTATATGAATCTCTTACATAATTTTAATCTATACCTATATTCTGGTTTATTAATCATGACAAAATCAAAAAACAATCCAAtgttgtatacatatatttaaaacaaatgtATCAAAAGAAATTCATGAAAGTCAGTCCTATTTGAATATTGCTTCAAATAATGGCCATCAGCAAGCCGACCAATAAGAACGTTTCACTGAATCATTATCCCATATCCTCTACTATATCGACAATAGATAAAATGAGGTAATCAGTGACGTGAAGTATGTGCGTGCGGCATGACTATAAACTGCCACGGCGCGGCGCCTTGTTGGTTGAGCGTGGTCAGCTTTGATTGGTGCTCGCGTTTCAGCCAATCAGCATCCTCCATCTGTCTACCCCAACAGCCGCTAACTCACCAACCACGTCCACGATTCGAGCATTATCGGCTAGTTCGTCGTAGAGTAAGCATCCTCGTCGACCGGACTTTCGTTGTCCCGGCGTCTGAAAATGCGATTCTTCAGCTCAATTTTCCTTCTGTTGGCGGTTACGATCGTCACCGCGGAAGTCTACTTTGAGGAAAAGTTCCTCGACGGTGAGTAAACACGCATGCAGACattttccatcgtaatttcaTTCTTACTCTGTAACTCCATTTCGAAATGCAACTACCCAAACCAAAGATAGTCTAGAACAATTAACGGAACTTCCCTACGTGTTTTCATAGGAAAAAACCACACCCATGTCTTTAATTAAGATAGTTGTGTAGTAGAGTGGAAAATTGATTTATCGGGGAGTACTTTCCAGAAAGATCTGCTAATAGATTCCAAGAGAGACCGAGCGGTGTATTTCTCCTTGGTAACCACACGCCCTTACCTCGATCGTTTCCGCAATACCGTGCTCTCTATATGTGCACACGGATTTCTACATAATTAATGCTAGATTTCATGATCAAGCGCCGTAGAATTGTTTACGATACCatatgccacagaggaaaatcAAAGTCGCCGTAAACGTGGCATGAGAACCGTCTCGTGGCGAGGGCTATAAGCATACGTTGCATTTCGCCGACATGACGCGCAATCGATTGGTTGATCTGCGTTGAACGCTGAGAGCGATGcaattatacagggtgtcccaATAATTGTGATACGACCGACAAGAGGGTgattctatataaaaaaaatatatctaaaatatacaataattaaaagttttcATACAGAGCTTTGTTCTTAATGAaaacgaatttgaaaatatattttatatgtgtgAACTTAATTACCGATTGGATATGAATAAACAATCTATAGGATGTTTATTCTACGTGTAATTTAAGTAAACAAGatgtaaaattttcaattttagaCCATTCAGTTTAtgattttcaagaaaatgtAGTTTGAacacgttaattaaatccggtacgtatttaataaatttttaaacttaATTTCCTCGGAAACGGAACATCttataaaaagattttattttgtagtttcgacttattttcacATGTAGATTAACCTCCTATTGATTATTCAATTCTGTCCAGTTCGGAATTAATCAAGTTCGGGTATATTtcacaaattttcaaattccattttctcgaaaacgtaGCGTCCCATGACAAAAtcgtattctatattttcgacttacTTTTTCAAGAATAGAATCGTCCATTTCTCAATTGTGCCATGATTACTAGGTAttctgtatatatttattgagtTTGATTCGATCTTTAAATTGATTTCGTTGTAACATTATTTGTATGTATGATAATCAATATAGATATCGATTCTGTTCAAATACGACTAATAACTTTCAGATTACTATCTCTGGCGAAAGATAGTCGATTAAATTCGATGATatgaatttgataaaaatattaagattttcgaaattgttatttatataattattagatTTTGTTGCATAATAAATGATGCTTTTTCATGAGATCTTGttttagatatttaaaaatggtAGAATATCTGGTAATTGCTTTTGtttgcaaattatttattatgcaacaatttattctttatataaCATCTTGTGCTACAAAAATCTTAATGTTTTTATTCTAGAAAATTTCTTGCTGTAGATTGTTAAATTTGTACTTCATATTTCTTACATTAAAATCATGTAATCAAggatttattttgttataataagATTTTTAAAATCATTAGCATCAAATTAGTATTTTcatgaataaattttttacaGATTCCTGGGAAAAGAATTGGGTATATTCTGAACATCCTGGAAAGGAATTTGGAAAGTTTGTTTTAAGCCATGGAAAATTTTGGAATAATCCAGAAAATGATAAaggtaaataaatttttgtatcttATAGAGAATTTATATGAATTGAAAAACATGATTCTCTATATGTacgatttaataaaataactgaTACAATAATTTCTCTTATTTGCAACAGGTATCCAAACATCTCAAGATGCCAGATTCTATGCCCTGAGCACGAAATTCAAACCATTCAGCAATAAAGACAAAACGCTTGTTATTCAATTTACTGTTAAGCATGAACAAAATATCGATTGCGGCGGTGGATACGTAAAAGTATTTGATTGCTCGTTGGACCAAAAAGATATGCATGGTGAAAGTCCATATCAGATCATGTTTGGTAAGAATCTTTAACTATTTTAAAGAGATTTGAATAAGAAACCGAGCCTAGAGTCACTGGTTATGCCCTGTGGCATGCTGGTGCTAATGGACCTCGGAGAGCAAATTCTTACTTATGCCCTGAATATAGTAACCATACATATTTCAGGTACCTTTAAAGATACATTAAccatttcattaattaaagatgattgataaaacaataaaatgtTAGATCTAgcgaatattaaaaatgcttATTAGGGTTACTTTCTCTCTTTGTTACAAAAATACATAgtatgtattatatgtatttggCAGGAATCCAATGAACATGATCATTGCTAAATGTGATGCTTCTTCACAGGACCTGATATTTGTGGACCGGGAACAAAGAAAGTTCATGTGATCTTCAGCTACAAGGGCAAAAATCTTCTGATTAACAAAGATATCCGTTGCAAGGACGATATATATACCAACTTGTATACTCTGATCGTTAAGCCTGACAACACATACAAAGTAAGGGAGTATAACTATAACATTAAGTtgtagaaatatatatcgaGCCTAGAGTCACATGTTCTCATTGATTTACTGTGGAGAATAGGTGCTAGAGGATCTCGAAGAGCAATGATTATCTTGTTCGTAAAGTGTATATAAGTTAAGTTACTTATTTACGATAGTAGCAAAGAACGACATTTTCTGTGAttcatatatacgtatttgtTGGAAAATGGTTAACtttccttttatttaaatgtttgTATTTGTTTCGTAGGTTTTAATCAACAATGAGGAGGTTGAATCAGGTGAATTGGAAGCAGATTGGGACTTCCTTCCACCGAAGAAGATCAGAGATCCTTCCCAGAGCAAACCTGAAGATTGGGATGACAATGCTACCATTCCCGACCCAGATGACCAAAAACCAGAGGACTGGGACAAACCCGAGCACATTCCTGATCCCGAGGCCACCAAACCCGAAGATTGGGATGATGAAATGGATGGAGAGTGGGAAGCTCCAATGATTGATAATCCCGAATATAAGGTTAGTTGTACAAAATTATgtctaaataaattaaattcagatTTATATTCacgtaaattaatttctctgtATTTAGGGTGAATGGAAACCGAAACAAATTGATAATCCTAACTACAAAGGACCCTGGATCCACCCAGAGATTGACAATCCCGAATACACTCCTGACCCAGAATTGTACAAGAGGGACGAAATTTGTGCTATCGGTTTCGATCTCTGGCAAGTAAAATCTGGTACAATATTCGACAATGTCCTGATTACGGATGATCTTGAGGTCGCTCGTAAATTTGGGGAGGAAGTTTGGAAACCCACTATTGTAAGTATTAAAAAagattatatataattattggCAGAAATAATGATGTTAGAAGCGTTGCTGATTCTAATGAGCGATAAAAAAGCTGGAATTCCTCGTTGCTGAAGttacataattattattacgattTTAAGTATCAAgttacataaatttatttgGCGATCATTTGCGCGTTGTAGGAGGGTGAGAAAAAGATGAAAGAGGCTCAAGATGAGGAGGAAAGAAAACAGAGACAAAAGGAGACTAAAGAAAATGAAGATAATAAAGATGATGATGAGGATGAAGATGCGGATGAAGAGGACAATAATGTCCCTGATACTGAAGTAAGCttcatttaaaaaacattaaaaactgTTCCTTCTATTTAATTCTCATGATGATTCTATTTAGCTCTGATTtaaattgattgataaaatggCTGGAATTCTTCGTTGCTGAAAATAAGATGAAACAATTTCCACCATCTTAACATTTAACGCCGTATTACTAAAATTTGTCTTTCCGTATTTTTCAGGAGCATGATGAATTGTAAATAATGTGTTGTGATGGACACGAACACAGACTGTATTCCAGGAGCTGTGTGGCCGCGACACGCACTAACTTTCCATAAGAACACATAAAAATCATagcgataaaaaagaaaaactaacCATTGCCATAAAATGAATCAGATCCCTTTCGATCGAATGAAATTCTACggggaaaaagaaatatttattaaattcgtGGACAATTTGAGTCAGTGTACCCATAGGAATTCTCTCATTTTTTTCTAAAGAAACATGGCCTCATCTTCGTAACCTGAATTTTCAAACCTAGTCTTCAATCGTTCGGTCGTGTTCCATGAAATTCATCGATGTGAGGTTATTGTCCTGAACGTTGAGTgtcaaaaaaaagaaatcaaagtGCTCATTATGTGCTACCAGAATACATAtggtgtatatatatatatatatatcatatagaGTCATCTTGCCCCGTGTCCTCCCCTCCCCATGGCACAGTTCCATGAAAGACTCTAAGTTGTTCCGTTTTTGTTTGTCAAGTGTTTTTATATACAATTGAAAGATAAttgaaatgtaatttaatgatgctatactatatatatatatatataaatatatatattatatattatttcaatttccgTACAGTGTACGCGCGTATTAAACATCTTGCTCCAGTTAAAATGTAAGAATGATTGGATGTATGCAGACATGActgaatgaaatataaatataaatatgattgGTACGATTATGTATTAAAAGCAAAACCAAGTAAccaatgtaataaaataaataagacTTTTCTAGACGTGCCCAGGCCGTTTATTTTCGCCT
Encoded proteins:
- the LOC126874719 gene encoding uncharacterized protein LOC126874719 isoform X2 encodes the protein MLHSKATAALLRLKEIDKKYNIKRNESTRVQSNVSTESSLESSSRSLQVKSKILNDKEDSSAVSTPNAETEFRSKAFSKSKMEIKIPFNNIKDDESSISDSVTLNKSSKTSPKTRSIIESIEIEEESKGSRLKEFPESLSNLDTNSKDKVKIPTIGSRGSPRNNDNSSIATAFSRRSDVSETISEAVKSVNETSSKKSDEKSYEPEVTMAEDNVPLSNSDNKETTIEEVIRLIEEKSEITSERSNTMNKDISMEKISFKEEQKTRYEDDTFEEASSSIESSSSVEQKLEQSSVEDTVISGVKHIKITPHRQTENVQKTVVDEDRDKEIVELIAPKIMHSTSECDIGLDEELSNYVKRTENMDEAGPINLLKLPKQVTPTRRHVRRKKYRKLPNENTEEKTDSTSEHERLTERKENSQESMTSTKGEKDPKETSLPTEYGRGEFINRIETGRSGTKIEDGSSKTNFSEEKLLRETPKQSDVTCTLRKLNKDAINAIVRRSRVQTPVEALSSLNKPRPCKNCGTIAKLPVVDAVDYDSDASSLEKFKTGKETNCDQRVKQKKTKCKKVSRSSKNRKSPNCNKVEGKHSRFECRQMHNLRKHAAILRLQQEREDIRNYLLELEGTRLEFGPGMTSSKLSVFKPLEFPKIAAFVKPDEEDSIFKAKGGLAELQKRILMIKQCLKDQYILYRDYSSLAQTVNSKYIPASLEDAKRTIRQLQRATIKSR
- the LOC126874719 gene encoding uncharacterized protein LOC126874719 isoform X1, whose amino-acid sequence is MLHSKATAALLRLKEIDKKYNIKRNESTRVQSNVSTESSLESSSRSLQVKSKILNDKEDSSAVSTPNAETEFRSKAFSKSKMEIKIPFNNIKDDESSISDSVTLNKSSKTSPKTRSIIESIEIEEESKGSRLKEFPESLSNLDTNSKDKVKIPTIGSRGSPRNNDNSSIATAFSRRSDVSETISEAVKSVNETSSKKSDEKSYEPEVTMAEDNVPLSNSDNKETTIEEVIRLIEEKSEITSERSNTMNKDISMEKISFKEEQKTRYEDDTFEEASSSIESSSSVEQKLEQSSVEDTVISGVKHIKITPHRQTENVQKTVVDEDRDKEIVELIAPKIMHSTSECDIGLDEELSNYVKRTENMDEAGPINLLKLPKQVTPTRRHVRRKKYRKLPNENTEEKTDSTSEHERLTERKENSQESMTSTKGEKDPKETSLPTEYGRGEFINRIETGRSGTKIEDGSSKTNFSEEKLLRETPKQSDVTCTLRKLNKDAINAIVRRSRVQTPVEALSSLNKPRPCKNCGTIAKLPVVDAVDYDSDASSLEKFKTGKETNCDQRVKQKKTKCKKVSRSSKNRKSPNCNKVEGKHSRFECRQMHNLRKHAAILRLQQEREDIRNYLLELEGTRLEFGPGMTSSKLSVFKPLEFPKIAAFVKPDEEDSIFKAKGGLAELQKRILMIKQCLKDQYILYRDYSSLAQTVNSKYIPASLEDAKRVYVSFIFLCLYKKEKNSEVPIRVISTQNLLFTIKLKYTIPLR
- the LOC126874596 gene encoding calreticulin; translated protein: MRFFSSIFLLLAVTIVTAEVYFEEKFLDDSWEKNWVYSEHPGKEFGKFVLSHGKFWNNPENDKGIQTSQDARFYALSTKFKPFSNKDKTLVIQFTVKHEQNIDCGGGYVKVFDCSLDQKDMHGESPYQIMFGPDICGPGTKKVHVIFSYKGKNLLINKDIRCKDDIYTNLYTLIVKPDNTYKVLINNEEVESGELEADWDFLPPKKIRDPSQSKPEDWDDNATIPDPDDQKPEDWDKPEHIPDPEATKPEDWDDEMDGEWEAPMIDNPEYKGEWKPKQIDNPNYKGPWIHPEIDNPEYTPDPELYKRDEICAIGFDLWQVKSGTIFDNVLITDDLEVARKFGEEVWKPTIEGEKKMKEAQDEEERKQRQKETKENEDNKDDDEDEDADEEDNNVPDTEEHDEL